In Nicotiana tabacum cultivar K326 chromosome 2, ASM71507v2, whole genome shotgun sequence, the following proteins share a genomic window:
- the LOC107831076 gene encoding DEAD-box ATP-dependent RNA helicase 32 yields the protein MRKHTPKSRKAKIQSRLSEVHEIELLEAWIESGKPESGSNPLSLEPLPHKAPVGCLPDGSFSRYAGCDRFSQLPVSKKTKDGLIDCKFKTMTDIQRASLPHSLCGRDILGAAKTGSGKTLAFVIPVLEKLYKARWGDEDGVGCIIMSPTRELAGQLFDVLKSVGKHHGFSAGLLIGGRKDVDTEKEHVNSLNILVCTPGRLLQHMDETPNFDCSQLQVLVLDEADRILDVGFKRELNAIISQLPKHRQTLLFSATQTKSVQDLARLSLKDPEYLGVHEESDTATPNRLQQTAMLVPLDKKLDMLWSFIKAHLNSRILVFLSSCKQVKFVFEAFKKLRPGIPLKCLHGRMKQDRRMGIYSQFCEQRSVLFSTDVASRGLDFNKAVDWVVQVDCPEDCAAYIHRVGRTARYLSGGRSLLFVMPSEMKMLEKLEEKKIPLRVIKANEKRIQSVSDLLASLLVKYPDLQHLSQRAFVTYLKSIHKQRDKEIFDVTKLPIDEFSASLGLPMTPKIRFLKQKLKGKTVSEALSLLPDDTSNDNLLELPIKKPDTGKSEGEEVEEDLLLAKETQEVGELKINSKGDDMPATRVLKKKKLKINVHRPVGTRVVFDEEGNTLPPLARLADTSGGADSVQLNKEKVNHRYAELRKNLKLVDKEDKDLDRKRLKEKRIKEKMKYKRGREEEEEEDEELSGSDGELSGGRVNKKTKIFDSDDDDGEKPKDMAKEGIAADAISVAEQEELALKLLSSMNS from the exons ATGAGAAAGCACACGCCTAAATCACGTAAAGCTAAAATACAGAGCCGCTTATCAGAGGTTCATGAAATTGAACTTCTGGAAGCATGGATAGAATCGGGTAAACCCGAATCCGGTTCCAACCCGCTATCACTTGAGCCATTACCACACAAAGCTCCGGTTGGATGCCTTCCTGATGGTTCGTTCTCTAGGTACGCCGGTTGTGACAGGTTCAGCCAGTTGCCGGTTAGTAAGAAAACTAAGGATGGGTTAATTGATTGCAAATTCAAAACCATGACTGACATTCAAAGGGCTTCTCTACCACACTCTCTTTGTGGCCGTGACATACTTGGGGCTGCGAAAACTGGTTCCGGAAAGACATTAGCTTTCGTAATTCCG GTGTTAGAGAAATTGTATAAAGCTCGATGGGGAGATGAGGATGGTGTTGGATGCATCATAATGTCTCCCACAAGGGAGTTAGCAGGGCAACTTTTTGACGTACTGAAATCTGTTGGGAAGCATCACGGCTTTAGTGCTGGCCTTCTAATTGGTGGCCGCAAAGATGTTGACACTGAAAAAGAGCATGTTAATTCGCTGAACATCCTGGTCTGCACCCCTGGCCGGCTTCTTCAGCATATGGATGAGACACCAAATTTTGATTGTTCACAACTTCAG GTTTTAGTTCTTGATGAAGCAGATCGTATTCTTGATGTGGGGTTTAAGAGGGAATTAAATGCAATCATATCACAATTGCCTAAACATAGGCAGACCTTGTTGTTTTCAGCAACTCAGACGAAGTCTGTTCAAGATCTGGCAAGGCTCAGTCTGAAAGACCCCGAATATTTGGGTGTGCACGAGGAGTCTGATACTGCAACTCCCAACCGCTTACAACAAACAGCAATGCTTGTTCCTCTCGATAAGAAATTGGACATGTTATGGAGTTTTATAAAGGCACATCTTAATTCAAGGATATTGGTTTTCCTATCAAGCTGCAAGCAG GTAAAATTTGTATTTGAAGCTTTCAAAAAACTCCGTCCTGGAATTCCCCTCAAATGTCTTCATGGAAGGATGAAGCAAGATAGAAGGATGGGAATTTACTCCCAATTTTGTGAACAACGTTCTGTTTTGTTCTCCACTGATGTTGCTTCAAGGGGGCTTGATTTTAATAAGGCGGTTGATTGGGTTGTCCAG GTGGACTGTCCCGAAGATTGTGCCGCTTACATACACAGAGTTGGCCGCACTGCTCGATACCTTTCAGGGGGAAGATCTCTTTTATTCGTGATGCCATCTGAGATGAAAATGCTTGAAAAATTGGAAGAGAAAAAGATTCCCCTTCGAGTTATCAAG GCAAATGAAAAGAGGATACAGTCTGTCTCCGATCTACTTGCTTCTTTATTGGTCAAGTACCCTGACCTACAGCATCTGTCTCAAAGGGCTTTTGTGACATACTTGAAGTCCATACACAAACAGAGAGATAAAGAGATCTTTGATGTTACAAAACTTCCAATTGATGAATTCTCTGCTTCGTTGGGTCTTCCTATGACTCCAAAAATCCGCTTTCTGAAACAGAAGCTCAAAGGGAAGACAGTGTCTGAAGCATTATCTCTCCTGCCAGATGACACAAGCAATGACAATTTGTTGGAACTTCCAATTAAGAAGCCAGATACAGGTAAATCAGAAGGAGAAGAAGTGGAGGAAGACCTCCTTCTAGCTAAGGAGACACAAGAAGTAGGAGAACTCAAAATTAACAGCAAAGGAGATGATAT GCCGGCCACTAGAGttttgaagaaaaagaaactaaagaTCAATGTCCACAGACCTGTAGGGACAAGGGTTGTGTTTGATGAGGAAGGAAACACTTTACCACCTCTTGCAAGATTAGCCGACACAAGCGGTGGTGCTGACTCTGTGCAGCTTAACAAAGAAAAAG TAAATCACAGATATGCTGAGTTGAGAAAGAACTTGAAGTTGGTCGACAAGGAAGACAAGGATTTGGACCGCAAACGTCTCAAAGAAAAACGAatcaaggagaagatgaagtataaGAGAGGtagagaggaagaggaagaggaagatgaagaaCTCTCCGGGTCAGACGGGGAACTCTCCGGAGGTAGAGTCAACAAGAAAACCAAGATTTTTGACAGTGATGACGATGATGGCGAGAAACCAAAGGACATGGCTAAAGAGGGTATTGCTGCTGACGCTATATCTGTGGCAGAGCAAGAAGAGTTGGCTCTGAAGTTGCTAAGTTCTATGAACTCGTAA